A region of Ovis canadensis isolate MfBH-ARS-UI-01 breed Bighorn chromosome 19, ARS-UI_OviCan_v2, whole genome shotgun sequence DNA encodes the following proteins:
- the GP9 gene encoding platelet glycoprotein IX, whose product MPAWVALLLVWAAAEASEGCPAACACRALDTMGLQVDCRGRGLEALPALPAPTRQLLLTNNSLRSVPPGAFDHLPQLQALDLEHNPWRCDCDLVYLRLWLEDRAPEQLQRLRCAGPAHAAGRAPAQLSGWELGACGWSLRESWVCPGPWWDAALVVVAALGLALLGSLLCTVAVPRASRQ is encoded by the coding sequence ATGCCCGCGTGGGTGGCGCTGCTGTTGGTCTGGGCGGCCGCCGAGGCCTCCGAGGGCTGCCCGGCCGCGTGCGCCTGCCGCGCGCTGGACACCATGGGGCTGCAGGTGGACTGCCGCGGCCGCGGGCTCGAGGCGCTCCCCGCCCTGCCGGCCCCCACGCGCCAGCTCCTGCTGACCAACAACAGCCTGCGGAGCGTGCCCCCCGGCGCCTTCGACCACCTGCCGCAGCTGCAGGCCCTGGACCTGGAGCACAACCCGTGGCGCTGCGACTGCGACCTCGTCTACCTGCGCCTCTGGCTGGAGGACCGCGCGCCCGAGCAGCTGCAGCGCCTGCGCTGCGCCGGCCCCGCCCACGCCGCGGGCCGCGCGCCCGCCCAGCTcagcggctgggagctgggcGCCTGCGGCTGGAGCCTGCGCGAGTCCTGGGTCTGCCCGGGGCCCTGGTGGGACGCGGCGCTGGTGGTCGTGGCCGCGCTGGGCCTGGCTCTCCTGGGGAGCCTGCTGTGCACCGTCGCGGTGCCCCGGGCCAGTCGCCAGTAG